One window from the genome of Pelobates fuscus isolate aPelFus1 chromosome 13, aPelFus1.pri, whole genome shotgun sequence encodes:
- the LOC134582707 gene encoding olfactory receptor 6N2-like — MEKVNQSLFRDFLLQGFYDLEEFRMYLFVLFLAIYLFTIIGNLVIILVMRFNATLHTPMYFFITILSFLELWYVSTTVPKLLSILVTNDKRISFRWCFVQLYMFHSLGITECSMLAVMAFDRCMAIYNPLRYNTIMTGRVCKLLVSFCWSYGFLVAIMPLTLTVRVPYCGSHDLKHYFCDLAPLMSIACGDITPINTANQSVSTVATFFILMFVIVMYLIIIYSIIKIKTNKGRSKAFSTCSSHLIVVVLFYSTAFIVYVVPKQARSVEHDKIYALIYTMLTPLLNPIIYSLRNKDVKHAMKQSIHKIQERIKGI; from the coding sequence ATGGAGAAGGTGAATCAATCTCTATTCCGTGATTTTCTGCTTCAAGGATTTTATGATCTTGAGGAATTTCGAATGTATTTGTTTGTCCTTTTTCTCGCTATCTATCTCTTTACAATCATTGGTAACTTGGTTATCATCTTAGTAATGCGCTTCAACGCAACTCTCCACACACCCATGTACTTCTTCATTACCATATTGTCATTCCTGGAGCTGTGGTATGTATCTACAACTGTTCCCAAGCTTCTGTCCATCTTGGTGACCAATGACAAGAGGATCTCGTTCCGGTGGTGTTTTGTCCAACTGTACATGTTCCATTCTTTAGGCATTACAGAGTGCTCCATGTTGGCTGTCATGGCGTTTGACCGCTGTATGGCTATATATAATCCTCTTCGCTATAACACTATCATGACTGGTCGAGTATGTAAGCTGCTAGTTTCATTCTGCTGGTCCTACGGATTTCTTGTTGCCATCATGCCACTGACACTTACCGTAAGAGTTCCTTACTGCGGCTCGCATGACCTAAAGCATTACTTCTGTGACCTAGCACCACTCATGAGCATCGCATGTGGTGACATAACACCTATTAATACTGCAAATCAGTCTGTCAGTACAGTCGCCACCTTTTTTATTCTTATGTTTGTTATAGTCATgtatttaataattatatattcaatTATAAAGATAAAGACAAACAAAGGTCGAAGTAAAGCCTTCTCTACCTGCTCTTCCCACCTCATTGTGGTAGTGCTGTTCTATAGCACTGCGTTTATTGTGTATGTCGTTCCAAAACAAGCACGTTCTGTGGAACACGATAAGATTTATGCCCTAATTTATACTATGTTAACACCTTTACTCAATCCCATCATTTATAGTCTCaggaacaaggatgtaaagcatgCAATGAAACAAAGCATTCATAAAATCCAGGAACGTATCAAAGGAATTTAG